The Vigna angularis cultivar LongXiaoDou No.4 chromosome 9, ASM1680809v1, whole genome shotgun sequence DNA window ACAGTAAGTGAATTGATGTAGAGTATAACGATAATTTGACAAGGCAATAGTAGGCACCTTTCAAAAGTTTGGGGAGAACCAAGCTACTTGCATTGACAGTGGTTGACTGCAAAATTGGCCCCCACACAATGGAAGGGCAAATGCTTACCACATCAAGGCCAGTTCTTTTTCCAAAGTCCAGGGCCTGCTCCTCTGCCTCTGTCTTTGAATAACAGTACCAGTTCTATATCATACGTGAGATATTAGTTACATTACCATAACCATTCTCGATGACTGAAACTTGACATATTTTGCAACTTAACCAAAATAAAACAGTATACTGCATACCCCAATCAAAGACAATGCTACTACCATCATAGAATAAAACGAATGACAAATCCACATCATCAGCACACTTGTAATAAGTTTACAGACCTGAGTTTTTTTGCAGTAATCTTTATCAGACCAATAGGACTCATCAATCACTTTATCTTTAGGCATATTTGGGCCAATGCTAATAGCAGATATCGATGACACATAGACAACTCGTTGTACTTTAGTTTCAAGACAAGCTTGAAGTACGTTAGTGGTTCCTTGCACAGCAGGTTCAATCACTTCTACCTGAAGAATCAATTGTCTGATACTATCAGCAATCCAAAGAGAAAAGTTAAGGTTTCAATTATACGCCTTACATTATCCTAAATCATTATGAAGAAAATCAACCGAGATGTAATCCCAACCCAAGGATTGAAATCAGATAAGATCATGAACATGATATTAACTCCATGATAAAGCCTTCAATTTAAAGTGTTTTGGAAGATATTTCTACTCCCTTTGAtctaaacacacacacacatgttttccatttttattaGACAATAGCGTATTATTTAGAAgtttagtattaaaatatatcaattattatattttaatacactGTATAAATGAATATGAAAGTAACATGCCTATTTGCTAAacattaagatattttattagttaGCTTAGACTAGCAgtagtttatttttttgaaaatattttatgtttatcaagagttgaaaaagaaaacatgaaacaAAAAGTATAtagaatattttcattttattatcgAAATAAACCAAATACATACAAcatataacattatttaaaagtaaGTATATTAGATTATATTAGTATCAAACAATTTATCTTCATAGTGCtagtaattataaaattgaattacataaaaaaaagttgtgtaTATATCTATAGAAAGAGTGTATTTtgtcaattaatattttatacgatTCTAACTAcatgatatttaattatatttattcaccTATATATAGagatttcatataaaatattttacaataaattttattaaagtttcaTATAAAGATGttctatattaaattttttttctcatatcatACTTCTTCCTAtcttgttgattttttttttcaaatgttcacatactttatatataatatccTGAATTTTATATGCtataaaaccaaattataatcatgaaaactattttttcttaaaagaaagaTGGATTTGGATTAACATCCACAGGAATCctataattttttagaaaatacgATTATATATTTATTCCCAATTAATCCGTTGATCTTGAATCCTTTCAACAATTTCACATGCATAAACAAAATCCTCAACCAGTTGATGTGTTGCGAGGACGAAAGCAAAATGAGAGCCacataaaatattgaaaacaacacgtttgcataaaaaaaaacaatggacGTTGACGAATGAGATGATTAGGCTTGCCTGAGGGTTGGGAACAATTGTTGAGGGTACAGGACTTGCGACATGAAAAACAGCAGTGCATCCAGCAATTGCTGAGAGGATAGATTCGTAATTCAAGAGATCTGCCTTGAAGAGTGTGAGGTTTTCAGAAGCTCCCTCCAGTTTCTTCAAGTGCTCATATTTCTCACTACCTGCTCATAACTGCTTCTCAAACTTCACTCCAATCCAAACAATTAGAAATCAAGTAAAACGTAACGAACCGGGTTGTCTCACTGTTCCATGGACATTGTAACCTTTGGAGAGAAGAAGCTGAACAAGCCATGACGCCACGAATCCTCCAGCACCAGTCACGCACACCATCTTTGCTGCCATCGATTTCTTCACCTTCTCCGACGTTCTAATTTcgtcccttttttttttttgctgttttATGTTTATCTTAAGATTATGATACGTTCAAACCGGTTGTTATTGATTGAAAGCGACACGTCAATGCAATTTTTTTGTCTTCTTGCGTATCATATTCAGATTAGGTCCATATCCGTAGCCCATTAGGTTCGACTTGTCTGGACTGATTTCGTAGGCCTGGCCCAAATTTCTTAacgaatatatattttatgattcgGTGTAGTATATCTAGTTATACTGAAATTCATCTATTTTAcctttaatacattttataaatttctaataatgaataataatcttaaataaaagtagcaaataacataatatattattatagtcaaatttatcttattattattcaaCTCTCAATATGAATATTGATTAAAccgaaaaataataaaatagtttaataacCTATTCTTCTAGTGTAATTTACTAGATGTTGATTTgagcataaaaaataaaacacgcTAAGCCCTTCAGtgataaataaaacattttatataaccTTGTTTGGGTCAAGCCCTTCAGTGATAAAAATGTAAAGATACGAAACTCGGCTCCAACAACTTGAACTCTTAACTgcatttttaagtttaaataggTAGTACTTTGGAATAGAGAATAATGGGGTGAACCAAAACTGTTTTACTAATCTATATTcgtaaaaagaataataaaatataaaaaagtaaatcatgatctattatattttattattccaCTCCATTCAAGATGCATTTGGtgtaactaattttttaaattataaaataattattctgtcattgtaaatttaacttattatggttaataaaaaaaataatttgaaaattaaagagtTATAACTCACTTCATCACAATTCATTCAATAGAGTTCTAAATCGCTCTCTGGTGGTGATCACCAATGTAAACATAAGGAGACAAATCCAAAACGGATGAGATCGAGATAGTAAAGGCCTCCAAACGGGTTACATCTCAGAAAATGTAATAATGTTTCAAACTTAAGAAATTGCAAGTAAATAGAGACAAGTTGTGAGTGGTTTTAGCTTAAATTCACCCAAAGGGTCTAGGTTATGATAGGTGATTTTGAGTAGTGTGCACAAGATTATAGGTCCAAAGTTTATTGCCACTATTGTACAAAACAAAAATCCACCCAAGGCCggtataaaataattgaaggaGCTGATCAGAATATTAATCTCCTCATACACAAAAACTGGAATAACAAATTGCATCAGTAATTGATGTGAGGATTGTAGTTGTAAAAACCAGACCTGAAAGCCAGTGATTCAGCCACTTGAGCAGTTTGGTTCATACCTGACTGACCCCAATAAAAATGCACAACCCAGCCGACTTTTCATCGTGCGGCTGGTTTTCTTTCCAATATGTTCATGTTGGGGTTTCTTTCATCTAATCTGCCACCAGATATGCAACCTAAGTTGCCATACTAGTTCGAGATCTGTAGCTATGATCAGGATTATCACGAAGACCCAGCTTAGAGATAACAAAGCAATAGGAATCCCAATCAGTTCTTCTGAGGTATTTCAGTAATCTTTTTCTCATCTGAACCATTGCTACCAATCCTTTACGAGAATGACATCCTAAAGCACCATGGAATGAATAGAGTCAGAAAAGAGTAAATATATATGCTACTCTAAATTTACATCGGATTAAATGGACCTTTTATTAAAATGACAGGGTCACATTGCATAGGATAAATCTGATTAGTTACGTTCACAAAGTAAATATGAACTGGTTATAAAGGGTAATAATAACTTCCATAATATATAGCATAGGCTGGTCAAGTGACATAAAGAACAGCAAGatgaaacaaaaaacacaatGAGAGTACAGTCACCAATCCAAAATCCTGTCTACGGCCATATCCAagattttattaagaaaagttATAACAACGTTCAGTATATTTGACATGCTCTAGAAATCAAATTGTCCCCCATGTTAAACAACTGAatatcaaaaaaaaaatggcaGGGAACCTAGCTAATCTCAGTCTTAAATCATCTGCTACTGAAATTATAATGCTCCAGGCCAGACAAAGTAGAGTTAAATCACTTgttagtaaaaaattataatgcaaATCAAAGTTCTAAGTAAATAACAGAACAACCAACTAACGTCTTCAATGATTGGTGTGTTTTCCCTTGTAACAGTACTATAAGATTATATGGCTCTCTCATCGCATAGTAGagtgtaataaaataaaagtactgACACTTTTCAAGAATCTGCTCCTTcctaataaagaaaacattcaaTTAATCATATAgttggaataaaattttaaatcagtttttttaaaattaaaaaaaaaaatcttacattCTATGAACACAGAACACTAACAAAAGAAATTGGAGGAGTTCCTTGAATTTCAAACTAGATTTGCAAGAAATAGATGCCACAattaaaatgtcctccataagTTAAGCAACAATGTCCGTTATAAATGTATATACAACCACAGATAACAACTTCTACAAATTTTCTAATGAAGAGTCTTCTAGTCACTGGTCACAAACACAagagtatattaaaaaaaatggaatacgAAGGGACAACTCTATTCTTGTGTAGAACTGCTGATAGATGCTTAATCTTAGTTGTGAGTTGTGCAACTGCATAACATCAAAGGGACAGTATTAATTCCCTAACAAGTGCCTATCAACATTCTCATAACCACCATCAGCAACCTCAATTTTCACGAAGACCAATATAGCAAATAAACAAGCAAAGCAAAACTAATCCCTTCCTTCCAGATCTTTTTCATCAAACAAAGACTTCACAAATCAGTAATGAGCAATTCCCCTTACTTTGAACACGCGCAGAACCGCAGTCCGACTCCGACATTTTAAACTCATCCCTAACCTTGGCAAGCTCAGTTTTCATCTTCTCAGCGGAGGACATGTTATCCGGATGAAAGTACTGGAAATAAACAGTGCCAATATAAAtacatcaaaacaaaaaacactaTAACAGGTTGTGGATAGAATGAAATGAAGGTCgacacaaacaaataaaagcAAAACATGTAAAATGTAGCAATAATTACCTTTTCAACAAGATGGGGTTTAGGAGGTTCCAGAGAGAAGGTTGGAGTCCCACTCAAATGGTTCAATATGCTAAGTCCCTGTACTGGAAAACACACATAAAAACAGTTAATCAACCAGGTTAAAAAAACGACAAGAAGAAGATTTTGTTAAAGTAGTTACTGACATGAAGCTTTCTTCGCGGCAAGATTTTGCTCTTCATTAATCTCTCACTCAACTCCCTCACCGAAAACCAACCCTTTTCCTTTCCCTCCGGCCTCAGCATCCTCAATTTCTTCCCCAAATCCTCCACGCTGTAAGTCTTCAAGAACCCCGCCGAAAACATCGCCGTCGACTACGTACCCACTTTCCTCATCTCTTTCCCGAAAATGGCCTGCGGCAAGGCGTTCGTGCCGCCGATCATCCTAGGACGACCCTGCGACACCGGGGTTTGAGCAACAGACAAGTTCCGCAGGCTCCCGAAAATGGATTCCATGCTGGGGGAGGACGATTCTCCCGATCTGGGGGGATTCCCCTGCACGGTCTGGCGCTGGTAGATTTGCTGGAACGAGAATTGCTGTTGCTGCTGCGACGGGTCGCCCGGCGGAGGTGGAGCGGTCTTGGCGCGGAACTCGCTGAGGTCTTTTAGGATCTCGTTTGCGAAGGGTGGTTGGGAGCGAGGGTTTGAGGAAGGTGAAGAGGGTTGTTTGAGACTTTCCTTGACATCTATGAAAAGGGAAGAGAAGGGAGAGTTGGAGTCGGAGTTTGAATCGGAATTCGAAGTAGAGAAGAAGAGGGTGCGAGAGCTGGTTGCCCTCCGACGATTGAGACGGAGAAGAAGGGCCATGGCAGA harbors:
- the LOC108320465 gene encoding cinnamoyl-CoA reductase 1 isoform X1; translation: MAAKMVCVTGAGGFVASWLVQLLLSKGYNVHGTVRQPGSEKYEHLKKLEGASENLTLFKADLLNYESILSAIAGCTAVFHVASPVPSTIVPNPQVEVIEPAVQGTTNVLQACLETKVQRVVYVSSISAISIGPNMPKDKVIDESYWSDKDYCKKTQNWYCYSKTEAEEQALDFGKRTGLDVVSICPSIVWGPILQSTTVNASSLVLPKLLKGGDSFENKTRWIVDVRDLVDAILLVYEKPEAERRYICTAHTIKTRDLVEKLKSIYPSYKYPSNFTELDDYLRFSSEKLERLGWKYRSLEETLIDSVESYREAGLLQFE
- the LOC108320465 gene encoding cinnamoyl-CoA reductase 1 isoform X2, whose amino-acid sequence is MACSASSLQRLQCPWNSSEKYEHLKKLEGASENLTLFKADLLNYESILSAIAGCTAVFHVASPVPSTIVPNPQVEVIEPAVQGTTNVLQACLETKVQRVVYVSSISAISIGPNMPKDKVIDESYWSDKDYCKKTQNWYCYSKTEAEEQALDFGKRTGLDVVSICPSIVWGPILQSTTVNASSLVLPKLLKGGDSFENKTRWIVDVRDLVDAILLVYEKPEAERRYICTAHTIKTRDLVEKLKSIYPSYKYPSNFTELDDYLRFSSEKLERLGWKYRSLEETLIDSVESYREAGLLQFE
- the LOC108320413 gene encoding uncharacterized protein LOC108320413 isoform X1, yielding MFSAGFLKTYSVEDLGKKLRMLRPEGKEKGWFSVRELSERLMKSKILPRRKLHGLSILNHLSGTPTFSLEPPKPHLVEKYFHPDNMSSAEKMKTELAKVRDEFKMSESDCGSARVQRCHSRKGLVAMVQMRKRLLKYLRRTDWDSYCFVISKLGLRDNPDHSYRSRTSMAT
- the LOC108320413 gene encoding uncharacterized protein LOC108320413 isoform X2, coding for MFSAGFLKTYSVEDLGKKLRMLRPEGKEKGWFSVRELSERLMKSKILPRRKLHGLSILNHLSGTPTFSLEPPKPHLVEKYFHPDNMSSAEKMKTELAKVRDEFKMSESDCGSARVQIAQLTTKIKHLSAVLHKNRVVPSYSIFFNILLCL
- the LOC128193381 gene encoding uncharacterized protein LOC128193381, producing MALLLRLNRRRATSSRTLFFSTSNSDSNSDSNSPFSSLFIDVKESLKQPSSPSSNPRSQPPFANEILKDLSEFRAKTAPPPPGDPSQQQQQFSFQQIYQRQTVQGNPPRSGESSSPSMESIFGSLRNLSVAQTPVSQGRPRMIGGTNALPQAIFGKEMRKVGT